A region of Calypte anna isolate BGI_N300 chromosome 22, bCalAnn1_v1.p, whole genome shotgun sequence DNA encodes the following proteins:
- the PCNA gene encoding LOW QUALITY PROTEIN: proliferating cell nuclear antigen (The sequence of the model RefSeq protein was modified relative to this genomic sequence to represent the inferred CDS: inserted 2 bases in 2 codons), whose product MFEARLVQGSVLKXVLEALKDLITEACWDLGSXGISLQSMDSSHVSLVQLTLRSEGFDTYRCDRNIAMGVNLSSMSKILKCAGNEDIITLRAEDNADTLALVFEAPNQEKVSDYEMKLMDLDVEQLGIPEQEYSCVVKMPSAEFARICRDLSHIGDAVVISCAKDGVKFSANGELGNGNIKLSQTSNVDKEEEAVTIEMNEPVQLTFALRYLNFFTKATPLSPTVTLSMSADVPLVVEYKIADMGHLKYYLAPKIEDQQEGS is encoded by the exons ATGTTCGAGGCGCGGCTGGTGCAGGGCTCGGTGCTCA CGGTGCTGGAAGCGCTCAAGGACCTCATCACCGAGGCCTGCTGGGACCTGGGCT GCGGCATCAGCCTGCAGAGCATGGACTCCTCGCACGTCTCCCTGGTGCAGCTCACGCTGCGCTCCGAGGGTTTCGATACCTACCGCTGCGACCGCAACATCGCCATGGGCGTCAACCTCTCCAG CATGtccaaaatactgaaatgtgCTGGAAATGAAGATATCATAACTCTCCGAGCAGAGGACAATGCGGATACGTTGGCTCTAGTGTTTGAAGCACCAA ATCAGGAAAAGGTTTCTGATTATGAAATGAAGCTGATGGACCTTGATGTGGAGCAGCTTGGAATTCCA GAACAGGAATACAGCTGCGTGGTGAAAATGCCCTCAGCCGAGTTTGCGCGCATCTGCCGGGACCTCAGCCACATCGGGGACGCTGTTGTCATCTCCTGTGCAAAAGATGGGGTGAAATTCTCAGCTAATGGGGAGCTGGGCAATGGGAACATCAAACTCTCACAGACCAGTAACGTGGATAAAGAGGAAGAAGCT GTGACAATAGAGATGAACGAGCCAGTCCAGCTGACCTTTGCTCTGAGGTACTTGAACTTTTTTACCAAAGCCACTCCCCTGTCTCCTACAGTCACACTCAGCATGTCTGCAGATGTTCCTCTTG ttgtgGAGTACAAGATTGCTGACATGGGACACTTAAAATACTACCTGGCTCCAAAGATTGAAGACCAACAAGAAGGCTCCTAA
- the TMEM230 gene encoding transmembrane protein 230 — protein sequence MMPSRTNLSAGIPSSKVKYSKLSSTDDGYIDLQFKKSPPKIPYKAIALAIVLFMIGTFLIIIGALLLAGYISKGGTDRAIPVLIIGILVFLPGFYHLRIAYYASKGYRGYSYDDIPDFDD from the exons ATGATGCCGTCACGTACAAATCTGTCTGCTGGGATTCCCAGCAGCAAAGTCAAATATTCCAAGCTCTCCAGCACTGATGATGGATACATTGACCTGCAG tTCAAGAAGAGCCCACCAAAAATCCCCTACAAGGCGATAGCTCTGGCCATTGTGCTCTTCATGATTGGGACCTTCCTCATTATTATAGGGGCTCTGCTCTTGGCAGGATACATTAGCAAAGGG GGGACAGACCGTGCCATCCCTGTCCTCATCATCGGGATCCTCGTGTTCCTCCCAGGCTTCTACCACCTGCGCATCGCTTACTACGCTTCCAAAGGCTACCGGGGCTACTCCTATGATGATATCCCAGATTTTGATGATTGA